The sequence below is a genomic window from Clostridium sp. BJN0001.
ATGATAGATGAAACAGAATATGAAGTTGATTATAGATACTCAAAACAAAGAATAACCCTAAGATATTCACCTGATTTAAGCAAAATTTATGTAGTTGATAAAAACACTTCTGAACTTACAGAAATAAAGCTTTTAAATAAGCATGATAATTCTGTTATAAAAAGGGAAAAAATAAAACTTACTGGAGGTCAAGAATAATGGATTATATAAGTAGATATGGAATGGATTTTAATCCGTTTATAAAAAATTCTAAGGAAATAGTAGTAGAAACTTCTGACTATAAAGAAGTTATTTGTAGACTTAATTATTTACTTAATAATAAAGGTTTCGGAATCCTGACCGGAGGTCCAGGGCGAGGTAAAAATACAATAATAAGAAACTGGTCTAATAGCCTTAATTCATCACTTTATAAAGTTATTTATAGTTCCCTTTCTACACTTACTGTTGCAGAATTTTATAAAAATATGGCTGCCCAGCTTGGACTAGAGCCAATGTGCAGAAAAATTGATAATTTCAAAATTATCCAAAATGAAATAACTAGATATTCAGTTGAAAAACGTATAACTCCTGTAATAATTATTGATGAAGCTAATTATGTAAGTAATGGAATACTTAATGATTTAAAAATGCTTTTTAATTTTGACATGGATTCAAGAGATCGTGCAATAGTACTTCTTGTGGGGCTTCCTCAGTTAAATAATACCATGAGGCTAGTTGCTAATGAGCCTTTAAGACAACGTATAACAATGAATTATAATTTAGATAATCTCACAAAATCAGAAACTAAAGACTATATATTAGCAAAGCTTACTGGTGCTAAATGTAATACTGATATTTTTGATGATACCGCTCTTGAAGCAATTGCTAACGCTTCGAACGGAGTTCCTAGAATTGTTAATAAAATCTGTGATTCTAGCCTTATGATAGGCAATACAAAAAATATGAATACAATTGATAGTGACATAATAATGCTTGCTGTTAATGAAACTGAACTTGGATAAAAGTAAAATCTGCAAATATCAATAAGGTATTTGTGGATTTTTTTGTAATATTCAGAATATTTATCATCATAAACCGTAACGAAGTAGCCTCATTTTCATTGAAGATTTTGAAGAATATATTCATTTTTAGCATCAAATAAAGTTATGATATTAGCATCAAATAATTTGACGTTCAATACTATATATTTATATAAGAAATTTGGATTCTATGAAATTGAATCATATAATAATAGTCCAATGGATACGTCAATTTATATGAAATTAGATTTGTACAGGTGAATTTCAATTTGTCTTAGTGAGTTAATAGATGCTTTTGTCATATTAACTCAGAACTTAAAAAGTATCAAAATAATATATAAGTATATATAGTATAATTAATGAGAAAAAGCAAAAGGAATACTTAGAGTAATAAGAGCTTTGAGTATTCCTTTTTCTATTTCAAATAGGAATAAAGATGATAAAGTTGTATAAAAAAGAACAACTAGGGGAATTAAAAGATTATGAATAGTAGAGTGAAAATATAAACACACAAACAGGGACACAAAGGGGACATTTTGCAAATTTGAGAGTAAAATTAAGTCAGATTATCATGAAGGCAATATGATGCGTATTTCAGAATTTGACTACATTCCATTTAAGGATTCGTTTGGCATTTTATGGAACTTAACAGGAGAAGTACAGTTGAATTTAAAAGAAAGCTATGATGTTGATATATACAAAATTGGTGGCAGCACATTTATGTTTTCTACAAGTGAAAAAGAA
It includes:
- a CDS encoding AAA family ATPase, whose translation is MDYISRYGMDFNPFIKNSKEIVVETSDYKEVICRLNYLLNNKGFGILTGGPGRGKNTIIRNWSNSLNSSLYKVIYSSLSTLTVAEFYKNMAAQLGLEPMCRKIDNFKIIQNEITRYSVEKRITPVIIIDEANYVSNGILNDLKMLFNFDMDSRDRAIVLLVGLPQLNNTMRLVANEPLRQRITMNYNLDNLTKSETKDYILAKLTGAKCNTDIFDDTALEAIANASNGVPRIVNKICDSSLMIGNTKNMNTIDSDIIMLAVNETELG